The Vespula vulgaris chromosome 2, iyVesVulg1.1, whole genome shotgun sequence genome has a segment encoding these proteins:
- the LOC127061385 gene encoding mitochondrial sodium/calcium exchanger protein-like isoform X2: MAVLGCIGFACSISKAMLGITFLAWGNSIGDLISNTTIARQGFSKIGYAACFASPIFNTLLGLGLTYGIAAASSSDLKTKIRVSNMAPGCLTFLFCSLLTTIIYMNITAATARRSYGYLLYSLYLAFILIQFLSEFHVIHPLGTDHRADEPDGR; encoded by the exons ATGGCTGTGCTAGGATGCATTGGATTTGCCTGTAGTATTTCAAAAGCCATGCTGGGAATCACGTTTCTTGCCTGGGGTAATAGCATCGGGG ATTTGATATCCAATACGACGATAGCTCGGCAAGGTTTCTCAAAGATTGGTTATGCGGCCTGTTTTGCCAGTCctatatttaatactttattGGGACTGGGATTGACTTATGGTATAGCAGCCGCATCTTCTTCGgatttaaaaacgaaaattcgTGTGAGCAACATGGCACCGGGATGTCTAACTTTTCTATTCTGTTCGTTATTGACTACCATCATTTACATGAACATCACAGCAGCGACGGCACGGCGTTCCTATGGATATCTTCTTTATTCGTTGTATTTGGCTTTCATTCTCATTCAGTTTCTCAGCGAGTTCCACGTTATTCATCCCCTTGGAACGGATCATCGTGCGGACGAGCCGGACGGCCGATGA
- the LOC127061385 gene encoding mitochondrial sodium/calcium exchanger protein-like isoform X1 produces MLTVHFVAGEIMAVLGCIGFACSISKAMLGITFLAWGNSIGDLISNTTIARQGFSKIGYAACFASPIFNTLLGLGLTYGIAAASSSDLKTKIRVSNMAPGCLTFLFCSLLTTIIYMNITAATARRSYGYLLYSLYLAFILIQFLSEFHVIHPLGTDHRADEPDGR; encoded by the exons ATGCTGACAGTTCATTTCGTGGCTGGAGAAATAATGGCTGTGCTAGGATGCATTGGATTTGCCTGTAGTATTTCAAAAGCCATGCTGGGAATCACGTTTCTTGCCTGGGGTAATAGCATCGGGG ATTTGATATCCAATACGACGATAGCTCGGCAAGGTTTCTCAAAGATTGGTTATGCGGCCTGTTTTGCCAGTCctatatttaatactttattGGGACTGGGATTGACTTATGGTATAGCAGCCGCATCTTCTTCGgatttaaaaacgaaaattcgTGTGAGCAACATGGCACCGGGATGTCTAACTTTTCTATTCTGTTCGTTATTGACTACCATCATTTACATGAACATCACAGCAGCGACGGCACGGCGTTCCTATGGATATCTTCTTTATTCGTTGTATTTGGCTTTCATTCTCATTCAGTTTCTCAGCGAGTTCCACGTTATTCATCCCCTTGGAACGGATCATCGTGCGGACGAGCCGGACGGCCGATGA
- the LOC127072363 gene encoding mitochondrial sodium/calcium exchanger protein-like codes for MAFFVTVRLYLVLLSSIIAGSSSFCPSLSVIASVMHLSENMAGVMILAFGNGTPDIFTSLVCRSEDFIIMFMELISAGIFVTTIIAGSVAVVKPFHVYFKSLMRDTCFYIAALCWITYVVHDERVHLWEAITTIFLLEISRNWFTDWFTKIEVKMKQQKCKFERISSYTSFILLYVLFIVGVVIMQWRDTREEKVKSRIPSVPDPDVLHAYLLNKDTDAIAISQIPTRSRPFGFRAKLDIAISTELERARIRSDGIKVDREFEDVSERPRGLFKEFLYDINPISREDWKQANRFFKIILVLCAPVRFLLQLFIPVVNVTAEKRGWSKLLNCFQLCVTPTVALFLLNG; via the exons atGGCCTTTTTCGTTACCGTTCGTCTTTACCTTGTGCTTCTTTCGAGCATAATTGCTGGTAGTTCCAG CTTTTGTCCATCCCTATCAGTGATAGCCAGTGTTATGCATCTGTCAGAAAATATGGCCGGTGTGATGATATTGGCATTCGGAAACGGAACGCCTGACATCTTCACGTCTCTCGTATGCCGTAGCGAGGATTTTATAATCATGTTTATGGAATTGATAAGCGCAGGAATCTTCGTGACAACGATAATCGCGGGTTCCGTTGCCGTGGTCAAGCCTTTTCATGTATATTTTAAGTCCTTGATGAGAGATACATGCTTTTACATAGCAGCACTCTGTTGGATAACTTACGTTGTACACGACGAGAGAGTTCATCTATGGGAAGCCATAA ccacgatatttcttttggaAATATCACGGAATTGGTTCACCGATTGGTTCACAAAGATCGAAGTGAAAATGAAGCAACAAAAGTGTAAATTCGAGAGAATTTCATCGTACACCA GCTTCATTCTCCTCTACGTTCTCTTCATTGTCGGTGTCGTGATAATGCAATGGCGTGATACTCGAGaggaaaaagtgaaaa GTAGAATCCCAAGCGTACCAGATCCAGATGTATTACATGCTTATCTCCTGAACAAAGATACGGACGCTATCGCCATCTCACAGATTCCCACGAGGAGCCGTCCTTTTGGCTTCCGAGCCAAACTCG ACATTGCTATTTCCACTGAATTGGAGAGAGCACGAATTCGTAGTGATGGCATCAAGGTTGATAGAGAATTCGAGGATGTATCCGAACGACCAAGAGGCCTCTTCAAAGAATTTCTCTACGACATTAATCCGATTTCGAGAGAGGATTGGAAGCAAGCGAACCGATTTTTTAAGATCATCCTGGTTCTATGTGCCCCTGTTAGGTTTCTCctacaattatttatacctGTTGTAAACGTTACGGCAGAAAAGAGAGGTTGGTCCAAGCTGCTAAATTGCTTCCAGCTGTGTGTGACACCGACGGTggcgttgtttctattaaACGGTTAG